The genomic segment cacatacatgTTTTTGTCTTTCTTGTTTTTGTCCTTAGGGGACATGCGCTGCCTTCAGGTTGAAGAAGCGGCCGCAACAAACCCCTCATTCGTCCGCATGAACGAAGGAGGACAGAGAATCCGAGAAGTGTTACGGAGAAAGTGTCTCTCGCAGTCACTAGAGCTAGAGGTAGAGCGCAGGTTCGTGCTCTTTTCTTCTGGAGTCCGAGACGAATGCGAGATGAGCGTGGCTGGGCCGTGACTGGATGCTCAGAGAGGTTTCGCTATGTTAAGATATGTGCAGTTGAAGGGATGGACACAAACTCCCTCAGGATGTTCTTGGCCATctcaatattgttctgtgcaatCATAAGGGCTTTTTGGATGTCCTGATGGGAGTAGCCCTGGCTCAAGAGGTGCTCGATCTCACTGCTGATCTGATGGCTGGGTCCTGGGCTCGCTCCAGGGGGAACAGGGCTGGTGCTGGGCCTGTGATCTGAGTTGATGCGACGGGGAAGAGGCTTAGGAGGCCGCTCGGGGGCTTCAGTGGGGTCCGTGACTGCTGAAGACATAATGTAGAATAAAAATTTTCAATAAAAGTAAATAGACACTGAAGTCTGAGATAATGATCATACCACAGTTGCTGTTAAGGAAGCCATGACACTCTCACGGGGTTGAAATttgatctaaaataaataaaggtggaAAAAGGAAATGCCGGAGCTATATTTGCTCtgtaaatatatcttaaaatgctGACTACAACAGAAATCAAAAGATTGGACAGACTTTGTTTCCTCATCTAAAACATATTTTGAGTGCTTGAAGCTATTGATGAGTTcgatacaataaaatataagatgactatattacatgaaaaaaaaaaaattgaaatgttgcCTCTGCAATGAACCAAAAGTACTAAAAtagtttcagtaaaaaaaaaattctttaaaaagcaCAAACTAATCAAAATGACAATAGACCATTacaaatgtactaaaataaaactgaaaactgaaaatataaatataaaagcgaagacaaaatactataaaaactagtttatgaatttatataagactagtacatatatatacatatatatatatatatatatatatatatagtataataaaaagcatataaaaaaataataatgcaaaaataacattCGGTTTGACTTACTTGCTGCTGCTCCGAGCTCGGTGTCTATGGAAAGACGGCTGAAGGCTGACGATGTAGGGTTAACATCTGAAAGTGTGCGTCGGGCGAGGTTGGTGGGTATATGGGGCTTGGGATAGTCATAGTTATTCTCCCCCTCCTCCTCACCACATGCACCAACAAGATCCCTCGGGCCATTAGAGCAGGTCAAAGGAGGCAATTCAGAGTAAtctaaacaatgacagaaatacATTATTACACATTTTAGGAATATACTAGCACACTGCCTATATGAAGATGAAGAGTTTTTAATATCACAGTACCTGAGTCACTGGCCTGATGCGGTCCAGAGGCAGTAAGGGCCTGGGCTTGGATGTTGTACATAGCTTCGTACATCTGTGGGCTTTCTGACTCCATTTCACTGAGCATACCCCTAGAGAGGTAAACAGTGACTGTCAGTAGACTGAAAGAGATCTGATATCTAGATCTAGTCCATTCAGAGTGTCTCTTGATGTATTGCACCTCCATGGCTGCTTAAACAAGTTTACCTGGGACTGAGGGAGAGTGAAGGAGGTGGTCTAGGCACAGCTTCCCCTGGAGCAGAGGGCAGCACTGGCCGAGAGGATGGAGTCATGTACTCCGACTCCTCATCGTTTTCACAGGCGTCCTCCTCGTTCTGAGCTTCGACTGCTGGGAGAGTCCTGGCAGCACAGGAGAAAGAGTCAACACACATGTTACTGCTAGCTTTACTGACAGGTTCAGCGTGAGTGTAGGAAGTGAGggagagtttttattattaattacttcAGACAGTGAAATATTTGGGTTCTgtccattaaatatatatatatatatatatatatatatatatatatatatatatatatatatatatatatatatatatatggaaatagTTAATTAAagaatggtgattttttttaggaGTGTAGTGCACAGGAAAAAAAAGCTCAAAAGACTTCATCTTCAAATTTTTGAGTGCAAACCATCCTTTTAGGATTGAATGATTTGGGGAAAAATTTATTTGGGTGTTGACACGGGTTTTTATAAGAACAAACTCAAACCATGAAGTGAACTGAGTCAGAATCTTTTTTTCATAGTTCACTAGTTTCAGAATTAAACTTTTATTATGGATGAGCGTTTttctttcacttcttttggactgatgcactgcagcccccgctgagtgccattaaacagcttgaaagatcaaagacaatttttttacataactctgactagatttgtctgaaagaagaaagtcatatacacccgGGATGCCTTGAGTgcgagtaatttatgggctaatttccatttctgggtgaactaacccattaAAGAAGTATTTTTCTACCTCAGTGCACAATGCGTCTAGTttttatgaaaaaacaaaaacaaaaagtagccTAATATGTCGACGTGCAGTGCGGATAGTCTGGAGTAGAGCTCTGAACGGAACTGTTTCGTAATGCCGCTCCCGCTGAATCTCTGTCCACTCCCGTGATTTTTGTGGCCGCTTCCAAGATCAGATATTTTGTCAGTGAGTTCAGGATCTGCTGAGCAGCAAATACTCCAGCATGGTCTATCAGTCATCTATTCAAACTCAAGCTTGTGTAGGATGCAGGGTTGCAAAAACCgtgtttttgtacttttaaacTAATGTCCTGGGCTGATTTTTCCATGGGTAAACATGCCCCTAGTCTTTATGGCTCTATGGCACCTACCTGATTGCCAAGGAATAGATGGCATTAGCCGAGGCAGATGGCTTTACTTTCGGGCTGTCGTAATCTGACCCAGGATTGGATGACCCGAAACTCTGCACATGAAGCAAATGAAGGTTATATAAAAGTTCAGATTAGGCTTCTGTCAATGTGTAAATGTAGCATGTGCATCCTCACTAGCTGGTGGTCGAGGCTGGGGAGACCATTGTTTCTCGGGCCTCCTGCTCTGGCATCGAGAGTGGAGGGCAGTTGGAGAGGCAGAGAGTGTCTGTTTGAGAGTTCTCGAGACCCACGGGAGTCTCCACTTGCTGGTGGTTGTGATGGGGCTTTGGGTACGGGCCGGGAGTTCCAGTCTGGCATGTTGCGGTTAGGAGGGGTAGGAGGCAGTTTGTCCCGAGGAGGTTCTCCGGGTGTACTGGGAAGAGGGCGTCTTGGGAGCCGGTTGTCTGCTCCGGCTGGGTGTGGTCGGTCTGGAGGAGGTGGCGGCGGCAGGTCCCTTAGGGATGGGGGAAGTGGTAACGGCTTGTCTTTGTGATGGGATGGGGCCTGGCAATGGGTTGAATAAACCAGATATTAAGAACTGAACATCAAGAAGCACTCGGCTTATCCCAACTCTAAAAATTTTCTTCAGAGGTGTTTAAAAAGACTGCTTAATACTTTCCAAACTGAGGTACTGAGGGTGAAAAACTTGGCGAAACATTCCATGCTAGTGGATTTACCTTGGATGTGGCGCCTGGACTAGAGGCCCCAGGAGGGTTGGTGGGTCTGAGGGGAATCAGATCCAGCCGTGGAGGTACTGGGGGAACGACAGGCTGAGGGGCAACTGACATCGGCGAGGGTGGCCTCTCCACCTGAAACAAGCCAAACCATTCAGCATACATCCTTACTGACACTTAGAACTCACGCCAACATTTCAAAGCCTCTACCACAATCTGGAGCTGACTAATACTGAGATGTCTTTGGGAAAAGTTATTTGGTTTGGATTTGTAGGAATTCCTATGTTAAACTTTAAAACAAGAACCTTGTACAcagtaaaaagaaataaataaataaattgaatgagGCAGGTGACCGCTAAATCAATGCTGTTCACTGAAAAACAGGTTGAGGTGTAGTAGAAGACATCTTGTTGAAGGTTTAACAAAGCAGAATGGTCCTCATAAAGAGATACAAGTTGTTCTCACTTTAGAACCAACCAGCTTGCTAATCATGAAAGGAGAGTCCTCCAAgcgatcatcatcatcatcgtcgtaGCTGGGCGAAGGTGCTCCCTCAGCCCCAAATATGCTCCTGCAGCCTCCATAGGAACCTCCACTATTAGGGTCCTTGGGATCGAAGGGGTCAACGACGATGGGCTCGGTGCCCTTAATTTCACAGCGACAGAATGGGCAGCCCTGACCTTCCGACTCCTAAGAGAGTGAGAAAAGAAATCGAGAGTGAGAAAAACACCTGCACGTGTATCCAGACTAATGGACAAGGTTCTTCAGATTTACCTGCCAGGCTGTGAGACAGGAAGTGCACATGAGATGGCCGCAGGGCTCGATTTTCACATCCTTGTCATTCTCAGCACAGATCTTACACAGTTGGAAAGTAGAGCCCATCTCACAGTAGAGCTCATACTGCTCCTgtaagcgtaaaaaaaaaaaaaggagattttCACAGATTATCCAAGACACATGATGGATTTTGGTGTGTgagataataaaaaacaataacagacCTGTGTGACTTTGATATGGTCTTGAGGTGAGGGCTCACACAGCCCTGTGAGGTCAGGGTTCTGTGTGCGGCCATCGGGGAAAAGGTAGCTAAATGGGAATAAACAGTCTATAAGACACACTGAAGATTTGAGGGAGGTGAAGTGTGACATCTGATGCTTTATTAAACAACTAAAATTGAACAGATGTTCTGTGTGTTTTAGACAGAGCTGACTTACAATCCTTCCCTAAAGCCATCGATGAGGGCCTGGAAGAGGGGTTTGTTATGTGGAATGGTCTGCAAGATATTCCCATCGGCTGTGACGTAACCAATAGCCCACTGGCCGAGTCTCGTACAGCTCAACCTGAAGATATAGCTGTAACCAAGAGTAAACGTGACTGTTTCAACAAATACTTATGAATGAGACAAAATAAACAGGACAATCTGACAGTGTCAGATCAAGTCATCACCGAGAAACGCATGTATCAGGTTTGAttacttttgattacttttctttgAATCGAGAGCACTTATGACATCATGGTACTTTTACAATACATCTATTGATGGGAGGTCCCATGCTGTCCTTCGGGCCATTTAGAAATAGGGATTCAAGCAACTAATGATGCATTGTCCTATCACAATCCTATGTAACTCCTGTCACTAATAATGTCGCAGATAATGCTGCTGTAACAAGGCTGATGCCACGAACATATAGGAATGAAAAAGTCTTGGGTGAATGGCTGAAGCTCAAGACACCAAGAACTCTAAGTACTGGGACCAAGTAGATAGGGGTCCCCaaaatttttaaatacaataaaaacttttgtgttgttttaatgaAGAAAAGTAACTGATCAACATTTGCACTGATTAACAGATAAAAAGACTAGAAAAAATAAAgctgtaagaaaaatatttaaaagaaaaatttataaaatacgataaaataaataaaacaataaaatgaaaaataaaaataaaaatcatagcttttttgttgtttcaaataaaaatataatttaggtTTGGAACCATTATCCTATTGACTATGTGAATTTTTAGTTTAGCATGAAGTACCCCTttacagtggtgtgtgtgtgtggtatttgtgTTACCTGCCAGGCTTGTGGATGAATTTTTGCAGACGAGCTTTGACTTCATCATAGGTGAGAAAAGCCATGTAGCCTGGATGAGTCACTGCAAGACTGTTCCAGTTTCTGAGCAGTGATGACCatggctatataaaaaaaaaaaaacatacatagttttttttttttttttaaacaccattcACACTGTGAATTTAGTATAAGTATTAGTATGTGAATGTATATACGGATAACATCTGACAGCAAAGATACCCATGGTCAAGTGATGACCTCTAATAtccatttaaaggggtcatattggGGTCgtactgatgattcaaacacaagttttgagcagtgtagagtagcgcttgttgtttgtctccaatcacaaatgcagacatggttttaggtTTACACAACGCGATACGcaacacataaaaagacagtaaaagtcattataatcagtaattatgtcaaCACTGGATGCAAAAAATACctcatttataatgttttttgtttttgttttgtcggGCAGGGACACATGGCATCACAGTAaggtaaggggtgtaacatttccgtcacatgcttgaggaattcggccaatcacaatgtactggatagctagccaatcagtgtacaccacattatgtggaaaattatgtgcttttttaaccttaaaccgcataaacacattgcattacacaaaaatacacaaaataaacacatcatatgacccctttaagagatGAAGACAGTCTGAGACAGAGTGCATTATGGTTGGAGTGGAAGGAGTGGTTACGCTGTATGCCAGTGACACCACTGAaccaaatgaactcaaatctcTGTATATAAACATCACTTAGTGTCGGTACAGTTAGTAAAACAGGCGTTTGATTCAATGCCGAGATGCCTATGAGAAGCCCTCGCAACTGAGATGTGCAATGACTTACACTGGCAAATTTAAAACACACATCAATCTTATTTCCTTTCCTAAAGCTCAACAAAATCACAGATGCAGTTTATCAATAGAGACAAatggccaatatatatatattaaacatgacTAAAGACCTTTAAAAGTACTTCAGAGAAATAATACTGTCATGTGCTCATCTGATATCATCTATACACCAAATGAGCAGATGACAATACTCTAGTGTAGGATGACAGTATTATTTTTAAGTAGTAGTTTTAAATGACTTTGTCTTTGTGTTTATGGCATTGTCTGGCAAAACTGGCACTTCCTCTCACTGACAAAGACTTCTAAGAATTTGACTTGttcctttttaaataataataataaaaaaaagaagttaaaaaAGTGGTTTGACACTGGTCAACAGCTTTCCCTTATGGAAATTTCTGTGTCTAAAGATGTCGGAACAAAAACTCACTTCCCAGTCTATAAAAATGTGACTGGTGTTCATTTCCTTTTAGAAAGTCATTTTATCAGCTGGACTAAGAATTACAGTGCTCTAATTGAAAGTTTGAAACACAGGCTGACTGCACTGGAAGCGTGTAATTCAGTATGCATTAAGttgataaatcaatcaatcaatcagtcaatgactgcaattaattttatatatattttacatttaaatcagtCTGACTATTAGAATTCAGCGTGTGATTACGTACTCTGTAGTAATTAAAAGTAGTAGCCTTATTAtcaatataaaagtatttaaaatgaattaaaagtaatgctgtaaaatattgcaaaataaaatacattcaaaagggatgtgttgatttaaaaaaaacaattgtgttgtGACTGTTTTAACACGTTTCatgtcatttatattatattcaaaatataataatatacaatatattttattctagtgatgacaaagctgaatttccagtagtcattattccagtcttcggtgtaacatgatccttcagaaatcaatgcaATAACTGTTGTACTGGTTAATATCTTTTTTGGAAACTGtgccacatttttttttgttcagcaaagaacagcttttatttaaaatgctaacCAGTTACATTACAACTATCTTTACAGTCTTTCATTTCGATCATTTTCATGAAATCCTTGCTAAACAGAAGTATTAATCAGACTAAACAAAAGACCATGATCCACCATGTTGGTTTGTGGACAGGTTATGTATTGGCTCTGGCACAGTGTCTGTGAAAAAGAAGCCTCAGGACACCTCAGGGCAGGCTGCATtcacatatttttaaaatgcattgtttattAGCCGAAACGCCCCTAACGCTTACATCAAATAGCTGCAGAGCAAATACGGATCAATCAACCAACCCACCTTTCCACTCTCAGATTACATATCATCATTATTAAAAAACTTCAGTATTTACTACCATAACCCAGGATGCCTAATCATGCTTGTGTATGCTGagcaaacacataaaacaaaACCGGTTTTCATAATGAGGTATCTGTCTCACAAAAGGTCCACTCACAGTCAAAAGGCTGCTGAATCGCAGATATAAAAAAAGTCCTGTGACTGGCTCTCGAGCGAGGCAGGTTCATTTAGATGCTGATGAGAAGCGTGACCTCGCTACGTGGAGATTCATCAAGGGCTTTGCAGGCTCTCTGTAAACAGCCGGTCTATTTCTGGCGGCGTGAATGAAGCTGAGGTATGGTTCGGCACAAGCGCTCTATACTGCAACTAGAATGGGCACAAGGCCAGCCGCGCTACGACTGTTTTAAGTACTCTAACAGACCAATATACCGACTTGAATTATGACACGCTGTCAATGTTAGCTCGATTATTAGATGTATCAAAAAGGCTGAATTTGATCATGGCTGCATCAGTCATAAAAATGATCCAGACCCCTTTTTTCCCAAATTAGCTCAGACGTGAAGGAAGGAAGGCTAATTAAAGGATAGATGTGATTATGGGCGATTGAGGAGAGAGAGGAACCAGAAAGCCCAGGACCGCTGTGATGTCTGTGCTAGAGCACTCTGAATAATGAGCTCATTACATAGACAGCGCTGCGCTGCCAAGCAGCCGTCAGATGATGCATTCAACAGCTGCTATATTATAGATTCATATTCGAATCACAATAGTCAACTGTTCCATGGAAAAATCAACAtgactagatttttacattttctgaagatgaCGTGAGAAGCAAAACCCGTCATCAGGATGTTAGGGTGTTACGGATGGTTGCCAGAGCGTTGCAGTGCAGTTAAGGTACATTATACCATTGAAATattagggtcagtaagatatttttaagaaaattaatagttttattcaagcAAGAAAGCATTTAAGTTATCAAAGAAACAGTAAAGAGATTCAAAAAACAGAAAGCAAACCTTACTGGGCCTTCAAACTTTTAAAGACTAGTGTATTCAGAGAGGTTTTAACACGTTATGCATTCGCTATGCTTATGACAGGTGAAAACTGTACATATAATAGCATGATCGAAATATCACTCATTTTCTTAGCACAGCCAATGggagggtgggggtgggggggtgcgTATATATGTTTCTCTATTTGATTCGATTTACACACTTTGGATTTGGAC from the Carassius gibelio isolate Cgi1373 ecotype wild population from Czech Republic chromosome A15, carGib1.2-hapl.c, whole genome shotgun sequence genome contains:
- the LOC128029226 gene encoding E3 ubiquitin-protein ligase CBL isoform X1, yielding MAGNLKKGGGLIGMMKDAFQPHHHLHHSHHQPGAVDKKTVEKCWKCMDKVVRLCQNPKLALKNSPPYILDLLPDTYQHLRTILSRYEGKMETLGDNEYFRVFMENLTKKTKQTISLFKDGKERMFEENSQPRRNLTKLSLIFSHMLAELKAIFPNGLFQGDNFRITKADAAEFWRRSFGDKTIVPWKVFRQALHEFHPISSGLEAMALKSTIDLTCNDYISVFEFDIFTRLFQPWSSLLRNWNSLAVTHPGYMAFLTYDEVKARLQKFIHKPGSYIFRLSCTRLGQWAIGYVTADGNILQTIPHNKPLFQALIDGFREGFYLFPDGRTQNPDLTGLCEPSPQDHIKVTQEQYELYCEMGSTFQLCKICAENDKDVKIEPCGHLMCTSCLTAWQESEGQGCPFCRCEIKGTEPIVVDPFDPKDPNSGGSYGGCRSIFGAEGAPSPSYDDDDDDRLEDSPFMISKLVGSKVERPPSPMSVAPQPVVPPVPPRLDLIPLRPTNPPGASSPGATSKAPSHHKDKPLPLPPSLRDLPPPPPPDRPHPAGADNRLPRRPLPSTPGEPPRDKLPPTPPNRNMPDWNSRPVPKAPSQPPASGDSRGSRELSNRHSLPLQLPSTLDARAGGPRNNGLPSLDHQLSFGSSNPGSDYDSPKVKPSASANAIYSLAIRTLPAVEAQNEEDACENDEESEYMTPSSRPVLPSAPGEAVPRPPPSLSLSPRGMLSEMESESPQMYEAMYNIQAQALTASGPHQASDSDYSELPPLTCSNGPRDLVGACGEEEGENNYDYPKPHIPTNLARRTLSDVNPTSSAFSRLSIDTELGAAATVTDPTEAPERPPKPLPRRINSDHRPSTSPVPPGASPGPSHQISSEIEHLLSQGYSHQDIQKALMIAQNNIEMAKNILREFVSIPSTAHILT
- the LOC128029226 gene encoding E3 ubiquitin-protein ligase CBL isoform X2 — its product is MAGNLKKGGGLIGMMKDAFQPHHHLHHSHHQPGAVDKKTVEKCWKCMDKVVRLCQNPKLALKNSPPYILDLLPDTYQHLRTILSRYEGKMETLGDNEYFRVFMENLTKKTKQTISLFKDGKERMFEENSQPRRNLTKLSLIFSHMLAELKAIFPNGLFQGDNFRITKADAAEFWRRSFGDKTIVPWKVFRQALHEFHPISSGLEAMALKSTIDLTCNDYISVFEFDIFTRLFQPWSSLLRNWNSLAVTHPGYMAFLTYDEVKARLQKFIHKPGSYIFRLSCTRLGQWAIGYVTADGNILQTIPHNKPLFQALIDGFREGFYLFPDGRTQNPDLTGLCEPSPQDHIKVTQEQYELYCEMGSTFQLCKICAENDKDVKIEPCGHLMCTSCLTAWQESEGQGCPFCRCEIKGTEPIVVDPFDPKDPNSGGSYGGCRSIFGAEGAPSPSYDDDDDDRLEDSPFMISKLVGSKVERPPSPMSVAPQPVVPPVPPRLDLIPLRPTNPPGASSPGATSKAPSHHKDKPLPLPPSLRDLPPPPPPDRPHPAGADNRLPRRPLPSTPGEPPRDKLPPTPPNRNMPDWNSRPVPKAPSQPPASGDSRGSRELSNRHSLPLQLPSTLDARAGGPRNNGLPSLDHQLSFGSSNPGSDYDSPKVKPSASANAIYSLAIRTLPAVEAQNEEDACENDEESEYMTPSSRPVLPSAPGEAVPRPPPSLSLSPRGMLSEMESESPQMYEAMYNIQAQALTASGPHQASDSDYSELPPLTCSNGPRDLVGACGEEEGENNYDYPKPHIPTNLARRTLSDVNPTSSAFSRLSIDTELGAAAITDPTEAPERPPKPLPRRINSDHRPSTSPVPPGASPGPSHQISSEIEHLLSQGYSHQDIQKALMIAQNNIEMAKNILREFVSIPSTAHILT